In a genomic window of Carassius carassius chromosome 43, fCarCar2.1, whole genome shotgun sequence:
- the LOC132125165 gene encoding F-box/LRR-repeat protein 20-like — protein MESPHLPAEIISYILSFLHVTDRKEASLVCKSWYVACQDHQFQKNVTFKFSVSTSSLDFIRSLARSPRCGLVISHVDGSSLSKQVLMEVGLHLGPRLDSLALPGSSVTEASLLGLLPHLTGLRKLDLQGLDSLFMSGAFLSREEHQRQVQNALRNLEELDLSDLRYLSDLSFNRLTSCTPRLRSLSLAGCHISFEFDPYRGCPVGFGSSALVSLRNLLSFLQKQAATLHSLDLSRTSITPESLRSIATLPGLRLEELSLHGCKELTDYSIEILCRQQGGLRTLDLRGCTELTSRTVQAVATELKELRSLSLSQDWKITDKGLAELMTLPSLRSLDLSECLHVSGADLVKGLSSPQPRAQLETLSLRNCTYIKDTVMFSLTQLLGCNLRELDLTSCVCLTDLSVCAITTYLPVLVVLRLGWCKEISDWGLLGMVEPTKDCEPRDKKEYKGPSFTRTFGNMGFFQPPSLPFQEKPCLVTEEDLGAFREHQEGVSLLALRGLQELDLSACFKLTDTSITQVLRFPDLQRLSLSMLPEISDDSLVSVAYHCRSLTSLALSHCPQISDQGMARALPLLHKLQNLFLACCDAVTNETLAIIALHCDRLRTLDVSMCKDITGHQVDLLQSQLPFLKKVQCRFANGADFTMVL, from the exons ATGGAGAGTCCACATTTACCTGCTGAG ATAATTTCTTACATATTGAGTTTTCTTCATGTAACGGATCGAAAGGAGGCGTCACTGGTGTGTAAGAGTTGGTATGTTGCATGCCAAGACCACCAGTTTcag AAAAATGTCACTTTCAAGTTCTCCGTTTCCACATCTTCACTGGACTTTATCCGTTCACTTGCAAGGAGCCCTCGCTGTGGCCTAGTCATCAGCCATGTTGATGGATCCAGTCTGTCAAAACAAGTACTAATGGAGGTGGGGCTTCACCTCGGCCCTCGCCTGGACAGTTTGGCTCTTCCTGGCAGCAGCGTCACAGAGGCCTCACTGCTGGGCCTCCTGCCACATCTGACTGGCCTTCGCAAGCTGGACCTCCAGGGGCTGGACAGCCTCTTTATGTCTGGAGCTTTTTTGTCAAGAGAGGAGCACCAGCGACAG GTCCAGAATGCTTTGAGGAATCTGGAGGAACTGGACCTGTCTGATCTGCGCTATCTCTCAGACCTCTCTTTTAATCGCCTGACGAGTTGCACGCCCAGGTTACGCAGTCTGTCCCTGGCTGGATGTCACATCTCTTTTGAGTTCGACCCATACAGAGGTTGCCCGGTCGGGTTTGGCTCTTCCGCTCTAGTTTCCCTCCGTAACCTCCTGAGTTTCTTGCAGAAGCAGGCCGCCACGCTCCACAGCCTGGACCTGAGTCGCACCAGCATCACTCCCGAGTCGCTCCGCTCCATAGCTACGCTGCCCGGCCTGCGTCTGGAGGAGCTGAGTCTACACGGCTGTAAAGAGCTGACGGACTACTCCATAGAAATCCTCTGCAGGCAGCAGGGCGGTCTGAGGACACTGGACCTCCGAGGCTGTACGGAGTTAACCAGCAGGACGGTGCAGGCTGTGGCCACTGAGCTGAAGGAGCTGCGGTCGCTGTCCCTCTCGCAGGATTGGAAGATCACGGATAAAGGCCTGGCCGAGCTGATGACGCTGCCGAGCTTGAGGAGTCTGGATCTGTCGGAGTGTCTGCATGTCAGTGGTGCAGACCTGGTGAAGGGATTGTCCTCTCCACAGCCCCGAGCTCAGCTCGAGACCCTTAGCCTTAGAAACTGCACTTACATAAAG GATACAGTCATGTTCTCCCTGACACAGCTGCTCGGCTGTaacctgagagagctggacctcACTTCCTGTGTCTGCCTCACTGACCTGAGCGTTTGTGCCATTACAACATACCTCCCTGTGCTGGTGGTGCTGCGGCTCGGCTGGTGCAAAGAGATCTCCGACTGGGGGCTGCTGGGAATGGTGGAGCCCACCAAAGATTGTGAACCAAGAGACAAAAAG GAGTATAAAGGCCCGAGCTTTACAAGGACGTTTGGGAACATGGGCTTTTTCCAGCCTCCCAGCCTGCCGTTCCAGGAGAAGCCATGTCTCGTGACCGAAGAGGACCTCGGGGCCTTTAGAGAGCATCAAGAGGGAGTGTCGCTTTTGGCCCTCAGGGGTCTTCAGGAACTGGACCTGTCAGCCTGTTTCAAGTTAACTGACACCAGTATCACACAG GTACTCCGTTTCCCAGACCTGCAGCGTCTCTCGCTTTCTATGCTGCCTGAGATCAGCGACGACAGCTTGGTGTCCGTAGCCTATCACTGCCGCAGCCTCACCAGCCTGGCGCTCAGCCACTGTCCCCAGATCAGTGACCAGGGCATGGCGCGGGCCCTTCCGCTCCTCCACAAACTGCAGAATCTGTTCCTGGCCTGCTGCGACGCGGTTACCAACGA AACTCTTGCTATAATCGCGCTGCACTGCGATAGACTCCGGACCCTCGATGTGTCCATGTGTAAGGATATCACAGGGCACCAGGTGGACCTCCTCCAGTCCCAGCTGCCCTTCCTCAAGAAAGTCCAGTGTCGCTTTGCCAATGGGGCAGATTTTACTATGGTACTATGA
- the LOC132124564 gene encoding engulfment and cell motility protein 3-like isoform X2, with protein sequence MQVVREQITRTLSSKPTSLELFKNKVNALNYSEILKLRQTERLHQEETLAPPVLELKERLKPELLELIREQRLNRLCHGTLFRKISSRRRQDKLWYCRLSPNHKVLHYGDVEEEMEMPSIEALQEKIPVADIKNVVMGKDCPHMKENKGKQTKEVLDLAFSITYDVEEYNLNFIASSRTDFCLWTDGLNVLLGKEMSSESMRSELEILLSMEIKLRLLDLENVPIPDTAPPIPKPPSNFNFCYDFSQAEQ encoded by the exons ATGCAGGTCGTCCGGGAGCAAATCACCAGGACTCTGTCCAGCAAGCCCACATCTCTAGAGCTCTTCAAGAATAAGGTGAACGCACTGAACTACAGCGAGATCCTCAAACTGAGACAGACGGAGAGACTCCACCAGGAAGAGACGCTTGCTCCACCTGTGCT TGAGCTGAAGGAGCGTCTGAAGCCGGAGCTTCTGGAGCTCATccgagagcagagactgaacCGTCTGTGTCACGGAACGCTCTTCCGGAAGATCAGCAGCCGCCGTAGGCAAG ACAAGCTGTGGTATTGTCGGCTCTCTCCTAATCACAAAGTCCTGCACTATGGAGATGTGGAAGAGGAGATGGAAATGCCCTCCATTGAGGCGCTTCAGGAAAAGA TTCCTGTCGCAGACATTAAGAATGTGGTCATGGGGAAAGACTGTCCTCACATGAAGGAGAATAAGGGGAAACAGACTAAG GAAGTGTTGGACTTGGCTTTCAGCATCACATATGATGTTGAAGAGTATAACTTGAATTTCATCGCCTCTTCCAGAACAGAT TTCTGTTTGTGGACTGACGGCCTCAATGTTCTCCTGGGTAAAGAGATGAGCAGCGAGAGCATGCGCAGCGAACTAGAGATTCTCCTCTCTATGGAAATCAAGCTCCGTCTCCTGGACCTGGAAAACGTCCCAATCCCAGACACAGCACCGCCAATCCCCAAACCACCCAGCAACTTCAACTTCTGCTACGACTTCAGCCAAGCCGAACAATAA